A single genomic interval of Aegicerativicinus sediminis harbors:
- a CDS encoding LysM peptidoglycan-binding domain-containing protein: protein MKKIFFLILFLGLIHSSLFAQNYVTHRVQKGENIESIAKKYRVTPYDIYLLNPDAKKGLSESMILLIPTEKQNTPVKEVEIQKEVIGYRTHKVKRKETLYSIAKEYGVEVDEIKKYNSYLYSNNLRKGDKIKIPRFKRVLTDVPFEDTGFKNYTVQPREGKWRVAYKFGITIPQLEELNPQMNDTLQPGDVLKVPNLATNEENMVNEQYNYYTVQKSEGYMALERKFGVTKEELEALNPELLEDGLKLGMILKLPKDVTTTPDLEDVRITKLQYGLNNFETKKIALMLPFKLDRVDTDSVALAKSAIRNDVLLGVALDFHTGVLIALDSAKQFGISTHLKVFDTRNSSAGISDILLRNNFNDYDAVIGPMMDANFQRVANELSKDNVPAISPLTMPKTLRDNMFQTVPSKELLEQTIINYFKKDSSIVKVVIIHDEANQSVANQLLSAFPAAKEIKTKRNKEGKEMLYIAADNLIDVFRNGRNLVFLQSSDEGFISNVTSIVNGFVDDEHEIVLTTTDKNSGFEGENVSNVHLSNLKFHYPSVNRSFDGSKENSFISKYRKIYGIEPNRYAIRGFDLTLDLLLRLASGENLYETADSSIQTEYIENKFRYAKKMFGGYTNESVYVVKYDNLAIVQVE, encoded by the coding sequence ATGAAAAAAATCTTCTTTTTAATCCTATTTCTAGGTCTTATTCATAGCTCCTTATTTGCCCAAAATTATGTTACTCATAGAGTTCAAAAAGGCGAAAACATTGAATCCATTGCAAAAAAATATAGAGTTACACCTTACGATATCTATTTATTGAATCCTGATGCTAAAAAAGGATTGTCTGAGTCGATGATATTGTTAATTCCTACCGAGAAACAAAATACTCCGGTGAAGGAAGTTGAAATTCAAAAAGAGGTTATAGGCTATCGCACCCATAAAGTAAAGCGCAAAGAAACTCTTTATAGTATTGCAAAAGAATATGGGGTTGAAGTTGATGAAATTAAAAAATACAATTCATATCTATATTCAAATAATCTGCGAAAAGGAGATAAGATTAAAATCCCACGTTTTAAACGTGTACTTACGGATGTGCCTTTTGAGGATACCGGTTTTAAAAATTATACGGTTCAACCAAGAGAAGGTAAATGGCGAGTTGCCTATAAATTCGGTATTACTATTCCACAACTTGAGGAATTAAATCCTCAAATGAATGACACCCTTCAACCAGGAGATGTACTGAAAGTTCCTAATCTTGCCACTAACGAAGAAAATATGGTAAATGAACAGTATAATTATTATACGGTTCAGAAGAGTGAAGGCTATATGGCACTGGAGCGAAAATTTGGGGTTACAAAGGAAGAATTGGAAGCCTTAAATCCAGAATTGCTTGAAGACGGACTTAAATTAGGAATGATTTTAAAATTACCTAAAGATGTAACAACAACCCCTGATTTGGAGGATGTTAGAATTACAAAATTGCAATATGGTCTAAATAACTTTGAAACCAAGAAAATTGCGTTGATGCTTCCTTTTAAATTAGATCGTGTTGATACGGATTCGGTTGCTTTGGCCAAATCTGCTATTAGAAATGATGTATTGTTAGGTGTTGCCTTAGATTTTCATACGGGTGTTTTAATAGCTTTAGATTCAGCTAAGCAATTTGGCATTTCCACCCACTTAAAAGTTTTCGATACAAGAAATAGCTCTGCTGGAATTTCAGACATATTATTAAGAAATAATTTTAATGATTATGATGCAGTCATTGGGCCAATGATGGATGCCAATTTCCAAAGAGTTGCTAATGAGCTAAGTAAGGATAATGTTCCTGCAATATCACCCTTAACTATGCCCAAAACTTTAAGGGACAATATGTTTCAAACAGTTCCTTCCAAAGAATTGTTGGAGCAAACCATCATCAATTATTTTAAGAAAGATTCTTCGATAGTTAAGGTGGTAATTATTCATGATGAGGCAAATCAGTCAGTAGCTAACCAACTGCTCTCGGCTTTTCCAGCGGCTAAGGAAATTAAAACAAAAAGGAATAAGGAAGGGAAAGAAATGCTCTACATAGCTGCAGACAATCTAATTGATGTTTTCAGAAATGGAAGGAATTTAGTGTTTTTACAATCCTCTGATGAAGGGTTTATTTCTAATGTTACTAGTATTGTAAATGGTTTCGTGGACGATGAACATGAAATAGTTCTTACAACAACTGACAAAAATTCTGGTTTTGAAGGTGAGAATGTATCCAATGTTCACCTTTCAAATTTAAAGTTTCATTATCCTTCAGTAAACAGATCATTTGATGGTTCTAAAGAAAATAGTTTTATAAGCAAATACCGAAAAATCTATGGTATAGAACCTAATAGGTATGCTATACGTGGTTTTGATTTAACTTTGGATCTGTTGTTGCGTCTTGCCTCAGGTGAAAATTTATACGAAACCGCAGATTCGAGTATTCAGACGGAATATATTGAAAACAAGTTCCGTTACGCGAAAAAAATGTTTGGAGGTTATACGAATGAATCGGTTTATGTCGTTAAGTATGATAATCTTGCCATTGTGCAAGTTGAATAA
- a CDS encoding toxin-antitoxin system YwqK family antitoxin, producing MIKQNILLGTLFISILTTSFSQTSKNQLDENNRRHGFWTKNYENTDQVRYEGQFEHGKETGEFKFYKLVSGKSVLTATKNFDLSTGIADVVFLASDGKKISEGKMKGKLYIGAWVYYHKDNNNIMTSELYDNEGKLEGERKVFYPDGKIAEIALYKNGQLEGKSKVFAENGILIKEFTYKNGLLHGPSAFYNDQKELLAEGNYRNNQKTGVWKYYENGELKDEKDFTVYSKNPIKQ from the coding sequence ATGATTAAACAAAATATTCTTTTAGGTACTTTATTTATCAGTATTTTAACAACCTCTTTTTCTCAAACATCTAAAAATCAATTAGATGAAAATAATAGGAGACATGGTTTTTGGACAAAGAATTATGAAAATACGGACCAAGTTCGTTATGAAGGACAATTTGAGCATGGAAAAGAAACAGGGGAATTTAAATTTTACAAGTTAGTTTCGGGCAAAAGTGTTTTAACCGCCACTAAGAATTTTGATTTAAGCACAGGGATTGCTGATGTAGTTTTCTTGGCTTCCGATGGAAAAAAAATAAGCGAAGGAAAAATGAAGGGGAAACTTTATATAGGTGCTTGGGTTTATTACCATAAAGACAACAATAATATAATGACCTCTGAATTATATGATAATGAAGGGAAATTAGAAGGGGAGCGTAAGGTTTTCTATCCTGATGGAAAAATTGCGGAAATTGCGTTATATAAGAATGGGCAGTTGGAGGGTAAAAGCAAGGTATTTGCTGAAAATGGGATTTTGATTAAGGAATTCACATATAAAAATGGTCTGTTACACGGTCCTAGTGCCTTTTATAATGATCAAAAGGAACTTTTGGCTGAAGGTAATTATCGCAATAATCAAAAAACAGGGGTTTGGAAATATTATGAAAATGGCGAATTGAAAGATGAAAAGGACTTTACAGTTTATAGCAAAAATCCCATTAAGCAGTAA
- the yidC gene encoding membrane protein insertase YidC — protein MEEKKFDLNSFIGFILIFGILVYMLYRNQPTPEELAEQEKQKQEQVEQEKQDTSANSQVANYRDSTNVVSDSLKLEQLKGQLGSFAYSASLPSANDKQTVVETDLLKLTFSNKGGYLSEVMLKKYHNYDSIPIYIIKDGNAEFNLTFGTTDNRTLNTANLYFQPEITNNGDNTIVTMRLKASEQQYLEYRYELQPDNYMMGFSIRSQGLSNVINGSQEIDLNWGISTYRHARSISYENRYTELVYEYEDGKDDYLGQSEVTETTESDITYVAYKQHFFTSVLLSETPFKTGYLKSENLVKDEEIDTVFTKRFKAKLPLELQAGELNKQMDWYYGPSDYKILNSYDRNLDEILPLGWGIFGWINRYIFIPVFGFLSSFLPYGIAIIVLTILVRIIMSPVTYKSYLSQAKMKVIKPEIAEINEKYKDNAMKKQQETMALYGKAGVNPMAGCLPALMQLPVFYALFQFFPSAFDLRQKSFLWADDLSSYDTIAKLPFHIPFYGDHVSLFPLLASLAIFFYMRMTTGQQVASQPTQEGMPDMGKMMKVMIYISPVMMLFFFNNYASGLSLYYFVSNLITIGIMLVIKNYIIDEDKIHNKIQENKKKPKKQNKFQRKMQEMMEQAEQQKKNQKRK, from the coding sequence ATGGAAGAAAAGAAATTTGATTTAAATTCCTTTATTGGTTTTATACTGATTTTTGGAATTTTGGTATATATGTTATACCGCAATCAGCCGACTCCAGAAGAATTGGCAGAACAAGAAAAGCAAAAACAAGAACAAGTAGAGCAAGAAAAGCAGGATACTTCAGCTAATTCTCAGGTTGCAAACTATCGAGATTCTACGAATGTTGTTTCAGACTCCCTAAAATTAGAACAACTTAAAGGTCAGTTAGGGTCATTCGCATATTCAGCAAGTTTGCCATCTGCAAATGATAAACAAACCGTTGTTGAAACCGATTTGTTGAAATTAACCTTCAGCAATAAGGGTGGGTATTTGTCTGAGGTCATGTTGAAGAAATACCACAATTATGATTCAATCCCAATTTACATTATTAAAGATGGGAATGCAGAATTTAATCTAACGTTTGGTACAACGGATAATCGTACACTAAATACGGCTAATCTTTATTTTCAACCAGAGATTACAAATAACGGGGACAATACCATTGTAACCATGAGGTTAAAAGCCAGTGAGCAGCAATACTTGGAATATCGCTATGAGCTACAGCCAGACAATTATATGATGGGCTTTTCAATTAGGTCGCAAGGTCTGAGTAACGTCATCAATGGTAGTCAGGAAATCGATTTAAATTGGGGTATTTCAACCTATAGACATGCAAGGAGTATCTCTTACGAAAATCGTTATACAGAATTAGTATATGAATATGAAGATGGTAAAGATGATTATTTGGGCCAAAGTGAAGTTACAGAAACCACGGAGTCAGATATAACTTATGTTGCTTATAAACAACATTTCTTCACTTCTGTTCTGCTTTCGGAGACACCTTTTAAAACAGGTTATTTGAAATCTGAAAACCTGGTTAAGGATGAAGAAATTGATACTGTGTTCACTAAACGATTTAAGGCCAAACTTCCATTAGAATTACAGGCAGGTGAACTCAATAAACAAATGGATTGGTATTATGGTCCTTCAGATTATAAAATCTTGAATAGTTATGACCGTAACCTTGATGAAATCTTACCGCTTGGTTGGGGTATCTTTGGTTGGATTAACAGATACATATTCATTCCCGTATTTGGATTCCTAAGTTCATTCTTGCCTTATGGTATTGCAATAATTGTACTTACGATTTTGGTAAGAATAATAATGTCTCCGGTAACCTACAAATCTTATTTGTCTCAGGCTAAAATGAAGGTTATAAAGCCAGAAATTGCTGAGATTAATGAGAAATATAAGGACAATGCCATGAAAAAACAGCAAGAAACAATGGCGCTATATGGGAAAGCCGGTGTAAATCCAATGGCCGGTTGCTTGCCTGCATTAATGCAGTTGCCTGTATTTTATGCCTTGTTTCAGTTTTTTCCTTCAGCCTTCGATTTAAGGCAAAAAAGCTTCTTGTGGGCAGATGACTTATCATCTTATGATACTATAGCAAAATTGCCATTCCATATACCATTTTATGGGGATCATGTTAGTTTATTCCCATTATTGGCATCTTTAGCTATTTTCTTTTATATGCGGATGACAACTGGTCAACAAGTGGCGTCACAACCTACACAAGAAGGTATGCCAGATATGGGCAAAATGATGAAGGTTATGATATACATTTCCCCAGTCATGATGCTATTTTTCTTCAACAATTATGCTTCTGGACTTAGTTTATATTATTTTGTTTCCAACTTAATTACAATTGGTATTATGTTGGTGATCAAAAATTATATTATTGACGAAGACAAAATCCATAATAAGATTCAAGAAAATAAGAAGAAGCCCAAGAAACAAAATAAGTTTCAAAGAAAAATGCAAGAAATGATGGAGCAAGCGGAGCAACAGAAAAAAAATCAAAAACGCAAATAA
- a CDS encoding DUF922 domain-containing protein: MLFFRIILGLTFLLCSVNKDRVIPWKPSQKLTWADFQGEQDVQSKAAAVTSSGITFSYSLKRHNNKITGFNVIVEAHFYPDYSWYNKDVATNHILSHEQLHFDITELHVRKLRQRISKLPISQDVKNQLDALHQLSKLEMQEMQLLYDKQSKNSTNREMQLYWNNFISERLYELERFTSPN, translated from the coding sequence ATGTTATTTTTCAGGATTATATTAGGCCTTACATTTCTTTTATGTTCTGTTAATAAAGATAGAGTAATTCCATGGAAGCCGTCCCAAAAGCTAACATGGGCAGATTTTCAGGGGGAGCAAGATGTTCAATCGAAAGCTGCCGCCGTGACCTCTTCAGGTATTACATTTTCATATTCACTTAAACGCCATAACAATAAGATTACAGGTTTCAATGTAATAGTTGAGGCGCATTTTTATCCAGATTACTCTTGGTACAATAAAGATGTAGCCACAAATCATATCTTGTCCCATGAGCAGTTACACTTTGATATTACTGAACTTCATGTGAGGAAGCTTAGACAGCGAATATCTAAATTACCAATAAGTCAAGATGTTAAAAATCAATTAGATGCCCTTCATCAATTGAGTAAACTGGAAATGCAGGAGATGCAATTGTTGTATGATAAACAATCCAAAAATTCAACCAATCGAGAAATGCAACTTTATTGGAATAATTTTATCTCTGAGCGTTTGTACGAATTGGAACGATTCACATCACCAAATTAA
- a CDS encoding CTP synthase, protein MSNTTKYVFVTGGVTSSLGKGIIAASLAKLLQAQGYRTTIQKLDPYINVDPGTLNPYEHGECYVTDDGAETDLDLGHYERFLNVPTSQSNNVTTGRIYQSVIEKERRGEFLGKTVQVIPHITDEIKERIQILGKSGDYDIVITEIGGTVGDIESLPYIEAVRQLRWDLGRDNAIVVHLTLIPFLSAAGELKTKPTQHSVKTLMESGVQADVLVCRTEHELPEDLKRKLALFCNVQEEAVIQSIDASTIYDVPNLMQEQGLDKVVLERLKLPVSEPDLTQWNNFLKRHKNPKGEVNIGLIGKYVELQDSYKSILEAFIHAGAENEVTVNVHSIHSEFLTPNNVKNKLKGLDGILVAPGFGERGIEGKIMAIRYVRENGIPFLGICLGMQMAVIEFARNVLQYKDANSTEMNKDTPYPVIDLMESQKSITNMGGTMRLGAWECTLKPGSKVANLYGSETIKERHRHRYEFNNSYRKEFEAKGLIPTGLNEDTDLVEIVELNNHPWFVGVQYHPEYKSTVANPHPLFVAFVKASLEYQKNKKGVTMAQNK, encoded by the coding sequence ATGAGCAATACCACGAAATACGTTTTTGTAACTGGCGGTGTTACCTCTTCTTTAGGAAAAGGAATTATCGCAGCTTCTCTGGCAAAATTATTACAGGCGCAAGGTTATAGAACGACAATCCAAAAATTAGATCCTTATATTAATGTTGATCCGGGCACACTTAATCCATATGAACATGGTGAGTGCTACGTAACGGATGATGGTGCGGAAACGGATTTAGATCTAGGTCATTACGAACGTTTTTTAAACGTGCCTACCAGTCAGAGTAATAATGTTACTACCGGCAGGATTTATCAAAGTGTTATTGAAAAGGAGCGTCGTGGTGAGTTTTTGGGAAAAACGGTTCAAGTAATTCCTCATATTACAGATGAAATTAAAGAACGTATCCAAATTTTAGGCAAATCTGGCGATTATGATATTGTTATAACTGAAATTGGAGGTACTGTTGGTGATATTGAATCTTTACCCTACATAGAGGCAGTTAGGCAACTACGTTGGGATTTGGGTCGTGACAATGCCATTGTTGTTCATTTAACATTAATTCCTTTTTTATCTGCAGCTGGTGAATTAAAAACAAAACCAACCCAACATTCTGTTAAAACTCTTATGGAAAGTGGGGTGCAGGCAGATGTATTGGTATGTAGGACGGAACATGAACTGCCTGAAGATTTGAAACGGAAGTTGGCGCTGTTCTGCAACGTGCAAGAGGAGGCGGTAATTCAATCTATAGATGCGTCCACTATTTATGATGTGCCAAATTTAATGCAGGAACAAGGTTTGGATAAGGTAGTTTTAGAACGTTTGAAATTGCCTGTTTCTGAGCCAGACCTTACCCAATGGAATAATTTTTTGAAGCGACATAAAAATCCAAAAGGAGAGGTAAATATTGGTCTTATTGGTAAATATGTTGAATTACAAGATTCATACAAATCTATCCTTGAAGCTTTTATACATGCTGGTGCAGAGAATGAAGTTACTGTAAATGTCCATAGCATTCATTCTGAATTTCTAACTCCTAACAACGTTAAGAATAAATTGAAGGGATTAGATGGTATTTTGGTTGCTCCCGGTTTTGGCGAACGAGGAATAGAGGGTAAAATTATGGCAATTCGCTATGTTCGAGAAAATGGTATTCCATTTTTAGGAATTTGTTTGGGTATGCAGATGGCAGTTATAGAATTTGCTAGAAATGTACTTCAATATAAAGATGCCAATTCTACTGAAATGAATAAGGATACTCCTTACCCAGTAATAGATTTAATGGAATCCCAAAAATCTATTACTAATATGGGTGGGACCATGCGCCTTGGTGCATGGGAGTGTACTTTAAAACCTGGAAGTAAAGTGGCTAATTTATACGGTTCTGAAACGATAAAAGAACGACATAGACACCGCTATGAATTCAATAATAGCTACAGAAAGGAATTTGAAGCAAAAGGTTTAATACCAACAGGTTTAAATGAGGATACAGATCTTGTGGAAATCGTCGAATTAAATAATCACCCTTGGTTTGTGGGCGTACAATACCACCCAGAATATAAAAGTACTGTTGCCAACCCACACCCATTATTTGTGGCTTTTGTTAAAGCTTCTCTAGAATACCAAAAGAACAAAAAGGGTGTCACTATGGCACAAAATAAATAA
- the mnmA gene encoding tRNA 2-thiouridine(34) synthase MnmA: MKRVIVGLSGGVDSSVAAYLLKEEGYEVIGLFMKNWHDDSVTISDECPWLEDSHDAMMVAEKLGIPFQTIDLSGPYKERIVDYMFNEYQNGRTPNPDVLCNREIKFDVFLKIAMDLGADYVATGHYCRNDKTQKENGTVYRLLSGVDRNKDQSYFLCQLSQEQLSKSLFPIGHLTKPEVREIATKLNLVTAEKKDSQGLCFIGKVRLPDFLQQKLKPIKGSIIEIPDDSVKYSGSEKTFNDKEKELAYLSSKIDYDLTDGIKVGEHQGAHFFTIGQRKGLAVGGTPEPLFVIDTDVETNTIYTGQGKNHPGLYRKALYVKGPEEHWIREDLQLSEGASMGVMARIRYRQPLQAATLYKTFHGLYVEFEELQSAITPGQFVAWYKDDELIGSGVIS; encoded by the coding sequence ATGAAACGGGTAATAGTAGGACTTTCTGGAGGAGTAGATTCAAGCGTAGCAGCCTATCTTTTAAAGGAAGAGGGTTACGAAGTTATTGGGCTATTCATGAAAAATTGGCACGATGATTCCGTTACAATTAGTGATGAGTGTCCTTGGTTAGAGGATAGCCATGATGCAATGATGGTGGCCGAAAAACTTGGTATACCATTTCAGACTATAGACCTAAGTGGCCCATATAAAGAGCGTATCGTGGACTATATGTTCAATGAGTACCAAAATGGAAGAACTCCTAATCCGGATGTGCTGTGTAATAGAGAAATTAAATTTGATGTATTTCTTAAAATTGCCATGGATTTGGGGGCTGACTATGTTGCTACTGGCCATTATTGTCGAAATGACAAGACTCAAAAGGAAAATGGTACTGTTTATAGATTGCTTTCTGGTGTAGATAGAAATAAAGATCAATCGTATTTTCTTTGCCAATTGTCTCAAGAACAACTTTCAAAATCTCTTTTTCCAATAGGCCATTTAACCAAACCAGAGGTTAGAGAGATTGCCACCAAATTAAATCTTGTAACCGCTGAAAAAAAAGATTCTCAGGGTTTATGTTTTATAGGTAAAGTTAGACTTCCAGATTTTCTTCAACAAAAGTTGAAACCTATTAAAGGTTCTATTATTGAAATTCCAGATGATTCTGTTAAGTATAGTGGATCTGAAAAAACATTTAATGATAAAGAGAAGGAATTAGCCTATTTATCTTCTAAAATTGATTACGATCTAACTGATGGAATAAAAGTGGGAGAACATCAGGGTGCGCATTTTTTTACTATCGGACAGCGCAAAGGTCTAGCAGTGGGAGGAACACCTGAACCCTTATTTGTAATCGACACAGATGTTGAAACGAATACTATTTATACAGGGCAAGGAAAAAATCACCCTGGTTTGTATAGGAAAGCATTATACGTTAAGGGTCCTGAAGAGCATTGGATTCGTGAGGATCTTCAATTATCAGAGGGTGCCAGTATGGGTGTAATGGCACGGATTCGTTATCGTCAACCACTACAAGCTGCAACCCTGTATAAGACTTTTCATGGTTTATATGTTGAGTTTGAAGAATTGCAATCTGCAATTACTCCCGGACAATTTGTTGCGTGGTATAAAGATGATGAGTTAATAGGATCCGGAGTAATTTCTTAA
- the guaA gene encoding glutamine-hydrolyzing GMP synthase: MQHDKVLILDFGSQYTQLIARRVRELNIYCEIHPYNKLPEDLASFKATILSGSPFSVRADNAPHPDLSELKTKKPLLAICYGAQYLAHFNGGEVAPSNTREYGRANLAYVEDDPFLEGIPNGSQVWMSHSDTIKHLPENAILLASTTDVTNAAYKIDGEKTYGIQFHPEVYHTVDGTLLLKNFLVDISGLNQDWTPHSFIEETVENLQNQLGNDKVVLGLSGGVDSSVAAMLLHKAIGQNLYCIFVNNGLLRKNEFESVLEQYKGMGLNVKGVDASTRFLKALEGESDPENKRKAIGRTFIEVFDDEAHLIEDVKWLAQGTIYPDVIESVSATGGPSATIKSHHNVGGLPDFMKLKVVEPLKLLFKDEVRRVGASMHMHTSILGRHPFPGPGLAIRILGDITAEKVRILQEVDSIFIEGLRKWDLYDKVWQAGAILLPVNSVGVMGDERTYEQCVALRAVESTDGMTADWVNLPYEFLQKISNDIINKVKGVNRVVYDISSKPPATIEWE, from the coding sequence ATGCAACACGATAAGGTACTCATTCTCGATTTCGGTTCACAATACACACAACTTATTGCTAGACGCGTTCGTGAACTCAACATTTACTGTGAAATTCATCCATATAATAAGCTCCCAGAGGACTTAGCAAGTTTTAAAGCGACAATTCTTTCTGGTTCGCCATTTTCTGTTCGCGCGGACAACGCCCCGCATCCAGATTTATCTGAATTAAAGACAAAAAAGCCACTTTTGGCAATTTGTTATGGAGCGCAATATTTAGCCCATTTTAATGGAGGTGAAGTTGCACCTTCTAATACCCGTGAATATGGTAGGGCAAATTTAGCATATGTTGAAGATGATCCCTTTCTTGAGGGTATACCAAATGGATCCCAGGTTTGGATGAGCCATAGTGATACTATAAAGCATTTGCCAGAAAATGCGATATTATTGGCAAGCACCACAGATGTAACGAATGCTGCCTATAAAATTGACGGTGAAAAGACTTATGGTATTCAATTTCACCCAGAAGTCTATCATACGGTAGACGGTACTTTATTGCTAAAAAATTTCTTGGTTGATATTTCCGGTTTAAATCAAGATTGGACTCCACATTCTTTTATTGAAGAAACGGTAGAAAATTTACAGAACCAGCTAGGAAATGATAAAGTTGTGTTGGGTCTCAGTGGAGGTGTGGATTCTTCGGTAGCCGCAATGTTGTTGCACAAGGCAATTGGCCAAAACTTATATTGCATTTTTGTAAATAATGGGCTCCTCCGGAAAAACGAATTTGAATCAGTGTTGGAGCAATACAAAGGAATGGGATTGAACGTAAAGGGTGTTGACGCTTCAACTCGGTTCCTAAAAGCCCTTGAAGGAGAATCAGATCCTGAAAATAAACGCAAAGCTATAGGTAGAACCTTCATAGAGGTATTTGATGATGAAGCCCATTTAATTGAGGATGTTAAATGGTTGGCTCAAGGTACTATTTACCCAGACGTGATAGAAAGTGTTTCAGCCACTGGTGGACCAAGCGCTACAATTAAAAGCCATCATAACGTAGGTGGGTTACCAGATTTTATGAAATTAAAAGTCGTGGAACCATTGAAATTGTTGTTTAAGGATGAGGTAAGGCGCGTTGGCGCATCTATGCATATGCATACTTCAATTTTGGGAAGACATCCATTTCCTGGACCTGGATTGGCCATCCGTATTTTGGGGGATATTACTGCTGAAAAGGTAAGAATTCTTCAAGAAGTAGATTCCATTTTCATTGAAGGCCTTCGCAAGTGGGATTTATACGATAAGGTATGGCAGGCTGGTGCAATTCTGCTGCCTGTTAATAGTGTTGGGGTTATGGGTGATGAGCGAACTTATGAGCAATGTGTTGCCCTTAGGGCGGTTGAAAGTACTGATGGTATGACAGCAGATTGGGTGAACTTGCCCTATGAATTCCTTCAGAAAATATCTAACGACATTATAAACAAAGTTAAAGGTGTTAACAGGGTTGTTTATGATATTAGTTCAAAACCACCCGCAACAATAGAATGGGAATAA
- a CDS encoding fasciclin domain-containing protein codes for MKKLLFTFKIFILIVASSAITACSDDDDGASNESMTIVDVALDTPQLSTLVAALQAADGNLVSVLSGNGPFTVLAPTNDAFNAFLSANGYASLDDVPIEALTQILLNHVISGTVRSGDLATLGAGYTTTLSTASPGNNNLSLYFNTNGGVTFNGGSDVITADVMASNGTIHIVDAVIGLPNVVTFATADPNFAVLVDALTRSDLNTDFVSILSNPNAEFTVFAPINTAFTDLLTELELTSLSDIDEPTLRSTLTYHVVADANVRSSSLTDNMTVTTLGGDITADVTGGATLTDANDRVSNIVAVDVQTSNGVIHAIDKVILPEL; via the coding sequence ATGAAAAAATTATTATTTACTTTCAAAATTTTCATATTAATTGTTGCGTCCTCCGCCATAACAGCCTGTAGCGATGATGACGATGGAGCTTCAAATGAATCTATGACTATTGTAGATGTAGCCTTGGATACTCCACAATTATCTACATTGGTCGCTGCTTTACAAGCTGCCGACGGAAACTTAGTCTCAGTGTTAAGTGGTAATGGTCCTTTTACGGTGTTAGCGCCAACAAATGATGCTTTCAATGCCTTTTTATCGGCGAATGGCTATGCAAGTCTAGATGACGTTCCTATTGAAGCATTAACCCAGATTTTATTGAATCATGTCATTTCTGGCACAGTTAGATCAGGTGATTTGGCTACTCTAGGAGCAGGATATACTACCACTTTATCTACTGCCTCTCCAGGCAATAATAATTTGAGTTTATACTTCAACACAAACGGAGGCGTTACTTTTAATGGTGGGTCTGACGTAATCACTGCTGATGTTATGGCTTCAAATGGAACCATTCATATAGTCGATGCCGTTATTGGATTGCCTAATGTGGTGACCTTCGCAACAGCCGATCCAAATTTTGCTGTATTGGTCGATGCCTTAACAAGAAGCGACCTTAATACTGATTTTGTATCTATTTTATCTAATCCTAATGCTGAGTTTACGGTTTTTGCTCCTATAAATACTGCTTTCACCGATTTACTAACAGAACTGGAATTGACTTCTTTATCAGATATTGATGAGCCTACTTTAAGATCGACTTTAACTTATCATGTAGTTGCTGATGCCAACGTACGATCTTCAAGTTTGACGGATAATATGACAGTAACAACATTAGGAGGTGATATCACCGCTGACGTTACTGGTGGAGCAACTCTAACTGATGCAAACGATCGAGTTAGCAATATAGTTGCTGTAGATGTACAAACTTCTAATGGAGTTATTCACGCCATTGACAAAGTAATACTGCCAGAATTATAA